The Astyanax mexicanus isolate ESR-SI-001 chromosome 20, AstMex3_surface, whole genome shotgun sequence genome contains a region encoding:
- the denr gene encoding density-regulated protein — MATTENAESGSPENKVDRADPDAKYPLKVLYCGVCSLPTEYCEYMPEPAKCRQWLEKNFPDVFARMTLGKGSAPKQETGGGGGGGEAPPAVEEEEKKKQKRGGRGQIKQKKKTVPQKVTIAKIPRAKKKYVTRVCGLATFDIDLKEAQRFFAQKFSCGASVTAEDEIIIQGDFTDDIIDVIQEKWPEVDDDSIDDLGEVKK; from the exons ATGGCTACTACTGAGAATGCAGAGTCAGGCTCACCGGAGAACAAAGTGGATCGGGCCGACCCAGATGCAAAGTACCCTCTGAAAGTGCTTTACTGCGGAG taTGCTCCTTGCCGACAGAG TACTGTGAGTACATGCCTGAGCCAGCGAAATGCAGACAGTGGCTCGAGAAAAATTTCCCTGATGTTTTTGCTAGAATGACTCTTGGAAAAG GAAGTGCACCCAAGCAGGAAacaggaggtggtggtggaggtggagaggcgccccctgctgtagaggaagaggagaagaagaagcagaaaagaG GTGGTCGAGGTCAAatcaaacagaagaagaagactgTTCCCCAGAAAGTGACGATAGCAAAAATCCCCCGGGCTAAGAAGAAATACGTGACGCGGGTGTGCGGCCTGGCCACCTTCG ATATCGACCTTAAGGAGGCTCAGCGGTTCTTTGCTCAGAAATTCTCCTGCGGTGCCTCAGTGACAGCAGAGGATGAGATCATCATTCAGGGAGACTTTACAGATGACATCATCGATGTTATCCAGGAGAAGTGGCCTGAG GTGGATGATGACAGCATTGACGATCTTGGAGAAGTCAAAAAGTGA
- the LOC103044833 gene encoding hydroxycarboxylic acid receptor 3-like has translation MANTSVCCAFDSPILDQVLPPVLFLEFIFGLSGNVLALVMFAFHMDTWKPNSIYLAHLAVADSVVLFCLPFRADYYRRGKNWVYGDIFCRVLLFLLAANRAAGIFFLTAVAVDRYIKIVHPLHRINRMNLSYAMLVSCGLWAGIVAMTAYLLSSPHFYYNRNRTQCESFNICMGNNPLSNWHNAFYVIQFFVPGSIVVFCTACITWQLKIKTMDTQGKIKRAVQFIFVVALIFIICFFPSTISRIAVWILKTWYSECLYFREANLAFYTSVCFTYFNSVLNPLVYYFSTPAFSGTFQKLVLKLRGKKPGEQVNVTSSVTGN, from the coding sequence ATGGCGAACACTTCGGTGTGCTGTGCTTTTGATTCACCCATCCTGGACCAGGTTCTCCCTCCTGTCCTTTTCCTGGAGTTTATTTTCGGCCTCTCTGGGAATGTTCTGGCCCTGGTGATGTTTGCTTTCCACATGGACACCTGGAAGCCCAACTCCATCTACTTGGCTCACCTGGCTGTAGCCGACTCAGTGGTCCTCTTCTGCCTGCCCTTCAGGGCTGACTACTACCGCAGGGGTAAAAATTGGGTCTATGGAGACATCTTCTGTCGAGTTCTGCTATTCCTCTTGGCGGCCAATCGAGCCGCCGGCATCTTCTTCCTCACGGCTGTTGCCGTGGACCGCTATATCAAGATAGTTCACCCGCTTCACCGCATCAACCGGATGAACCTGTCCTACGCAATGCTCGTCTCCTGCGGCCTGTGGGCTGGAATCGTAGCCATGACAGCCTACCTGCTGAGCTCCCCGCACTTCTACTACAACCGAAATCGCACCCAGTGCGAGAGCTTCAACATCTGCATGGGAAACAACCCGCTCTCCAACTGGCACAACGCCTTCTATGTCATCCAGTTCTTCGTGCCCGGAAGCATCGTCGTCTTCTGCACGGCTTGCATCACCTGGCAGTTGAAGATCAAGACCATGGACACCCAGGGCAAGATCAAGAGAGCCGTCCAGTTCATCTTCGTGGTCGCTCTGATCTTCATCATCTGCTTCTTCCCAAGCACCATCTCCCGCATCGCTGTCTGGATCCTCAAGACCTGGTACAGCGAGTGCCTGTACTTCCGCGAGGCCAACCTGGCCTTCTACACGTCGGTCTGCTTCACCTACTTCAACAGTGTGCTGAACCCTCTGGTCTACTACTTCTCCACGCCAGCGTTCAGTGGAACTTTCCAGAAGCTTGTGCTGAAGCTTAGAGGAAAGAAGCCAGGCGAGCAGGTCAACGTAACATCTTCTGTAACAGGCAATTAA